In Paralcaligenes sp. KSB-10, the following are encoded in one genomic region:
- a CDS encoding MFS transporter, with the protein MSLPLIALAAAAFGIGTSEFVIMGLLPNVAADLGVSIGIAGLLITAYALGVVVGAPIVAVATSKWPRKATLIGLASTFVLGNLCCALSPSYHWLMTARVLTAFCHGAFFGIGAVVAADLVPRAQRSQAIALMFTGLTLANVLGVPLGTWLGQMAGWRSAFWAVSGIGLCAVLALGCWLPGRLPMQQTNIVSEFRVLKNLKVLWPLLASVLASAALFCVFTYIAPLLQEVSGISERGVTGVLLLYGVALTVGSTLGGRLGGRHLEAGLRWIFASLALIFIILTLVLPYWIPALPVLFVWGVLGFSLVPMLQTLVVDQAAEAPNLASTLNQGAFNLGNAAGAWLGSLAIRHHMAIGHLPLLSALISASALVLVIWGTARHGRLPAPLTAGA; encoded by the coding sequence ATGTCCCTGCCTCTTATCGCCCTGGCTGCCGCAGCGTTCGGTATCGGAACCAGTGAATTTGTAATCATGGGCCTGCTGCCCAATGTAGCCGCCGATCTGGGCGTTTCCATCGGCATTGCCGGCTTGTTGATAACGGCATATGCCCTGGGTGTCGTTGTCGGCGCGCCAATTGTTGCCGTAGCCACCTCAAAGTGGCCGCGTAAAGCCACCCTGATAGGTTTGGCCAGCACCTTTGTGCTGGGAAACTTATGCTGCGCCTTGTCGCCCTCTTATCACTGGCTGATGACGGCGCGCGTCCTGACGGCGTTCTGTCATGGGGCCTTTTTCGGAATCGGCGCCGTCGTTGCTGCCGACCTGGTGCCCCGAGCACAGCGCTCGCAAGCCATTGCACTGATGTTCACCGGCCTGACCCTGGCCAATGTGCTGGGCGTGCCGCTGGGAACCTGGCTCGGCCAAATGGCCGGATGGCGTTCTGCCTTCTGGGCTGTCTCGGGAATTGGCCTATGCGCCGTGCTGGCTTTAGGATGCTGGCTACCCGGCAGGCTGCCTATGCAGCAAACCAATATTGTGAGCGAATTCAGAGTATTGAAGAACCTGAAAGTGCTTTGGCCCTTGCTGGCCAGCGTGCTTGCTTCGGCCGCGCTTTTTTGCGTGTTCACCTACATTGCTCCCCTGCTGCAAGAGGTCAGTGGAATTTCCGAGCGCGGCGTCACCGGAGTGCTGTTGTTATATGGGGTGGCGCTTACGGTCGGCAGCACTCTGGGCGGCAGATTGGGAGGCCGCCATCTGGAAGCCGGCCTGCGCTGGATTTTCGCAAGCCTGGCGCTGATTTTTATTATTCTGACATTGGTACTGCCTTATTGGATACCGGCCCTGCCTGTCCTGTTTGTCTGGGGAGTGCTGGGGTTTTCGCTGGTCCCCATGTTGCAAACTCTGGTGGTCGACCAGGCGGCCGAAGCGCCCAATCTGGCTTCAACCCTGAATCAGGGTGCATTCAATCTTGGAAATGCCGCCGGCGCCTGGCTGGGCAGCCTCGCCATACGCCATCATATGGCTATCGGACACTTGCCCTTGCTGTCGGCGCTGATTTCCGCCAGCGCGCTGGTGCTGGTAATTTGGGGTACGGCGCGCCACGGCCGCTTGCCCGCTCCGCTGACCGCCGGCGCCTGA
- a CDS encoding glutathione peroxidase, protein MTSIHVFSAPSLTGEIIDFSRFRNQVVLAVNVASECGFTPQYEGLEALYRDYKDRGFVVLGFPCNQFGHQEPGNADQIQSFCSSTYGVSFPLFQKIDVNGPQAHPFFIWLKNEKAGVLGTRGIKWNFTKFLLGRDGQVLRRFGSSTTPQELRPSVEQALAAPDVHYT, encoded by the coding sequence ATGACATCGATTCATGTGTTTTCGGCACCTTCCCTGACGGGCGAAATCATCGATTTCTCCCGCTTCCGGAATCAAGTTGTACTGGCCGTGAACGTGGCATCGGAATGCGGCTTTACGCCTCAATACGAAGGGCTTGAAGCCTTGTACCGCGATTACAAGGACCGCGGTTTTGTGGTGCTGGGATTTCCCTGCAACCAGTTCGGCCATCAAGAACCGGGCAATGCCGACCAGATTCAATCCTTTTGCTCGAGCACCTATGGGGTAAGCTTTCCCCTATTTCAAAAAATTGACGTCAACGGCCCTCAAGCCCATCCCTTTTTCATCTGGCTCAAAAACGAGAAAGCGGGAGTCCTGGGAACCCGCGGCATCAAATGGAATTTCACCAAGTTTCTGCTCGGCCGCGACGGGCAAGTACTGCGGCGCTTCGGCTCAAGCACTACGCCGCAAGAGTTGCGGCCCTCCGTCGAACAGGCGCTGGCCGCACCGGATGTGCATTACACATAA
- a CDS encoding RsiV family protein, whose amino-acid sequence MKLVTRTMRLGPAFAVLTLLAACASGPSGNISLIPADQIAAQTSKDGLFTQPIKWEHTKPGCKGECPTLKLDSLVFPGVPKLTELVDHALAVMTGVSTTRIHPYDTVAGYQDYFWKTAAPRDSTLLAAKARYRNKYLTVIELNTWQYLTGAAHGISATQFLNWDNSRHLVLGLDEILQAGQQAAYVSALKEAHSRWLADNPDARRDPATYARIWPFQPSENFAFTDQGLVVKYDSYQIAPYSAGQPELLIPYAALQGILKPEYMPAQN is encoded by the coding sequence ATGAAACTCGTCACACGCACCATGCGGCTGGGCCCGGCCTTTGCCGTTCTTACTCTGCTGGCCGCTTGCGCCAGCGGGCCAAGCGGCAATATCTCGCTGATACCCGCCGATCAGATCGCCGCCCAGACCAGCAAGGACGGGCTTTTTACGCAGCCCATCAAATGGGAGCACACAAAGCCTGGGTGCAAAGGAGAATGCCCAACGCTCAAACTGGATTCCCTGGTATTCCCGGGGGTTCCCAAGCTGACCGAACTTGTCGACCATGCCCTGGCGGTAATGACCGGGGTCAGCACCACCCGCATTCATCCTTACGATACCGTTGCCGGCTATCAGGATTATTTCTGGAAAACGGCGGCCCCACGCGATTCGACGCTGTTGGCGGCCAAGGCCAGGTATCGAAACAAATACCTGACGGTCATAGAATTGAATACATGGCAGTATCTCACCGGCGCGGCGCATGGAATCTCAGCCACGCAATTTCTGAACTGGGATAACAGCAGGCATCTGGTACTGGGGCTGGATGAAATTCTGCAAGCCGGCCAGCAGGCTGCCTATGTTTCGGCCTTGAAAGAAGCGCACAGCCGGTGGCTGGCTGACAATCCCGATGCCCGGCGCGATCCCGCTACCTACGCGCGGATCTGGCCATTTCAGCCGAGCGAGAATTTTGCCTTTACCGACCAGGGCCTGGTCGTGAAATACGATTCATACCAAATCGCTCCATATTCCGCAGGACAGCCGGAACTGCTGATACCGTACGCGGCCCTGCAAGGCATTTTGAAGCCGGAATATATGCCTGCCCAGAACTAA
- a CDS encoding ankyrin repeat domain-containing protein, translated as MKQKITFQSKQIVGSGLALACLVFCVAAYAANPAVWWNDISNDRAADVQTLLAQGADPNEANTQGQPAIMQAIRDGAWHVYDILAGDRKTAIDAVNSNNETPLMYLAIAGQTKRAEALINRGAKVNRLGWTPLQYAASKGHLDTVKMLIAHKAIVDAPAPDGTTALMMAAFSGSQPVVQALLDAGAEVTTQNLDHHDAADWAHLRKHDDLAKQLAALIKKTQDQRAIQHAKNQAQEAASEASGAGTNATVPAAGGMPEAETAQPGAAVPAASNGAATGKPADNSSSRYFNPADIDPNASH; from the coding sequence ATGAAACAAAAAATTACTTTCCAATCAAAGCAAATCGTAGGCTCAGGCCTGGCCCTGGCTTGCCTGGTCTTCTGCGTGGCTGCTTACGCCGCGAACCCTGCTGTCTGGTGGAACGACATCAGCAATGACCGTGCGGCCGATGTTCAAACCCTGCTGGCTCAGGGAGCCGATCCCAATGAGGCCAACACCCAAGGACAGCCGGCGATCATGCAGGCAATTCGCGACGGCGCCTGGCATGTGTACGATATATTGGCTGGCGATAGAAAAACGGCAATCGACGCGGTCAACTCCAATAATGAAACCCCGCTGATGTATCTGGCCATAGCGGGGCAGACAAAAAGGGCTGAAGCGTTGATCAATCGTGGCGCGAAAGTGAATCGCCTGGGCTGGACCCCTTTGCAGTACGCCGCCTCCAAGGGGCACCTGGACACCGTCAAGATGCTGATCGCGCACAAAGCCATTGTCGACGCGCCCGCTCCCGACGGCACCACCGCCCTGATGATGGCCGCCTTCTCGGGCAGCCAGCCGGTAGTGCAGGCTTTGCTTGATGCGGGAGCCGAGGTCACTACCCAAAACCTCGACCACCATGATGCGGCGGATTGGGCTCATTTGAGAAAACACGATGACCTGGCCAAGCAGCTTGCCGCCCTGATCAAAAAGACACAAGATCAGCGGGCCATCCAGCACGCCAAAAATCAGGCGCAGGAAGCGGCTTCAGAAGCATCCGGCGCCGGCACGAATGCAACGGTTCCTGCCGCGGGAGGCATGCCAGAAGCGGAAACCGCTCAACCCGGCGCCGCCGTACCGGCTGCTTCAAATGGAGCGGCGACGGGCAAGCCAGCGGACAATTCGTCGTCGCGGTATTTCAATCCGGCCGATATCGATCCCAACGCGTCACATTGA
- a CDS encoding TatD family hydrolase — MYVDSHCHLNFPDLAKNLPDILGRMAHNRVSHALVVSVNLSDWPGIMDLVAPYPYLYASVGVHPDYEDTPEPTVDELVRLAQAPKVVAIGETGLDYFRLTEPLEWQRDRFRTHIRASRQSGLPLIIHTRSASADTLRIMKEEGADEYGGVMHCFTESWEVAQAAMDMNFYISLSGIVTFKNAGDLHDLARKLPLDRLLIETDSPYLAPVPHRGKLNDPSKVVHVAEKIADLRGIPVSAIAEHSTSNFFNLFNKIKN; from the coding sequence ATGTACGTTGATTCTCATTGTCATCTGAATTTTCCCGATCTCGCCAAAAATCTGCCCGATATATTAGGCCGCATGGCGCATAATCGCGTCAGCCACGCATTGGTGGTCAGCGTGAATCTTTCTGATTGGCCTGGGATCATGGATTTGGTGGCGCCATACCCGTATTTGTATGCTTCGGTCGGGGTGCATCCCGACTATGAAGACACGCCCGAACCCACGGTCGATGAACTGGTGCGCCTGGCTCAAGCGCCCAAAGTGGTGGCGATCGGTGAAACCGGGCTGGATTATTTTCGCCTGACCGAGCCCCTGGAATGGCAACGCGATCGTTTCAGGACACATATCCGGGCCAGCAGGCAAAGCGGTCTGCCCTTGATCATTCATACCCGATCGGCAAGCGCCGATACTTTGCGTATCATGAAGGAAGAGGGTGCGGACGAATATGGCGGTGTAATGCACTGTTTTACCGAGTCCTGGGAGGTGGCCCAGGCCGCCATGGACATGAATTTTTATATTTCCCTGTCGGGCATCGTGACATTCAAAAATGCGGGCGACCTGCACGATTTGGCCAGGAAATTGCCTTTGGATCGTTTGCTGATTGAAACCGATTCGCCGTATCTTGCACCGGTTCCCCATCGCGGCAAGCTCAACGACCCGTCCAAGGTGGTTCATGTCGCTGAAAAAATAGCTGATTTGCGGGGCATCCCGGTTTCAGCTATTGCAGAACATTCAACTTCTAATTTTTTTAATCTTTTCAATAAGATAAAAAATTAA
- the holB gene encoding DNA polymerase III subunit delta': MSEIPRFLPWQEKVAQSWLSQRERFAHAWLLHGLAGIGKQQFALAAAASLLCEAPVQGLACGHCAACQWLASGNHPDLRRIRPDAVALEEGAEAVDEEDTGTASAKKAPSKEIRVDQLRALNHWFNTATHRGGWRVAVVYPAQALNGISANALLKVLEEPPDHTVFLLVADAPDRLLPTLVSRCRRLPLAIPSAADSQEWLLAQGLASPDSWLAAAGGAPLSALKLARSGSAACPEWLAELLGSLAQAQVPDIGRFADMLEKEPPGVWIDALQRLFLDLSLAASGVPVRYFPGLQKKIQITAERASIANLSDTGKWLVQQRAVASHPLNAKLLVHSMLQRVALACRPVS; encoded by the coding sequence ATGAGCGAAATCCCGCGATTTTTGCCCTGGCAGGAAAAAGTGGCCCAATCATGGCTGAGCCAGCGCGAGCGTTTCGCGCACGCCTGGCTTCTGCATGGCCTGGCGGGAATCGGCAAGCAGCAATTTGCTCTGGCTGCGGCGGCAAGCCTGCTGTGCGAAGCACCGGTTCAGGGCCTGGCGTGCGGGCATTGCGCTGCGTGCCAGTGGCTGGCCAGCGGCAATCATCCCGATTTGCGTCGTATCCGGCCCGACGCCGTTGCACTCGAAGAAGGCGCGGAAGCTGTCGACGAAGAAGATACCGGCACAGCGTCAGCCAAGAAAGCGCCGTCCAAAGAAATACGGGTCGATCAATTGCGGGCGCTGAACCACTGGTTCAATACCGCCACGCATCGCGGCGGATGGCGTGTCGCGGTAGTGTATCCAGCCCAGGCGCTCAACGGCATCTCGGCAAACGCCTTGTTGAAGGTACTGGAAGAACCCCCCGACCATACGGTATTTTTGCTGGTGGCCGATGCACCGGACCGCTTGCTGCCTACGCTTGTGTCCCGGTGCCGGCGTCTGCCCTTGGCCATTCCTTCCGCGGCCGATAGCCAGGAGTGGCTGCTGGCGCAGGGCCTTGCCAGTCCGGATTCATGGCTGGCCGCGGCCGGAGGCGCTCCTTTGTCGGCCCTGAAGCTGGCGCGCAGCGGATCGGCCGCCTGTCCCGAATGGCTGGCGGAACTGCTGGGCTCTCTTGCCCAGGCCCAGGTGCCTGACATAGGGCGTTTTGCAGACATGCTCGAAAAAGAGCCGCCCGGCGTATGGATTGATGCGTTGCAGCGCCTGTTCCTGGATTTGTCGCTGGCCGCATCGGGCGTGCCGGTTCGTTATTTTCCGGGGCTCCAGAAAAAGATACAAATTACCGCTGAGCGCGCGTCCATAGCGAATCTGAGCGATACTGGCAAATGGCTGGTTCAGCAGCGCGCGGTGGCCAGCCATCCCTTGAACGCCAAATTGCTGGTCCACAGTATGCTGCAACGCGTTGCGCTGGCTTGTCGTCCGGTTTCGTAG
- the tmk gene encoding dTMP kinase: MQIQRGCFITLEGLDGAGKSTHVQWLAEELRRRGLPVISTREPGGTELGEQLRQMVLGQAMHLKTETLLMFAARCEHLQTVIKPALAGGQWVVCDRFTDASYAYQGGGRELGGAMIESLEQWVHPDLQPDRTWLFDVPLAVARERLAHTRELDRFEQEGAAFFERTRHAYHERARQYPERFRVVDSTRPIDVVRHDLSQQLEALIQIHQASCEPEQGV; this comes from the coding sequence ATGCAGATTCAGCGCGGTTGTTTTATTACTCTCGAAGGCCTTGATGGCGCAGGCAAAAGCACCCACGTGCAATGGCTGGCCGAGGAACTCAGGCGCCGCGGCTTGCCGGTCATTTCGACCCGTGAACCCGGCGGAACCGAACTGGGCGAGCAATTGCGGCAAATGGTACTGGGCCAGGCCATGCACCTCAAGACGGAGACCTTGCTGATGTTCGCAGCTCGCTGCGAGCATCTGCAAACTGTCATCAAACCCGCACTGGCAGGCGGGCAATGGGTGGTATGCGATCGATTTACCGATGCCAGTTATGCCTACCAGGGTGGCGGACGCGAGCTTGGAGGGGCCATGATCGAGTCGCTCGAACAGTGGGTGCATCCTGATTTGCAGCCGGACCGCACCTGGCTGTTCGACGTTCCTTTGGCGGTTGCCCGCGAACGCCTGGCGCATACGCGCGAACTGGATCGATTCGAACAGGAAGGCGCCGCCTTTTTTGAACGTACCCGACACGCCTACCACGAGCGTGCAAGACAGTACCCGGAACGCTTTCGGGTGGTCGATTCGACCCGCCCCATCGATGTCGTCCGGCACGACCTGTCGCAGCAGCTCGAAGCTCTGATCCAAATACATCAGGCCTCTTGCGAGCCGGAGCAGGGGGTTTGA
- the mltG gene encoding endolytic transglycosylase MltG: MKKFRSLLVYLLVLCLLFAAAAAAAAWFWANSPVTLKADRIDYLVEVGSRPRAVAKSMLKSGININENAFVALARLSGQDKLIKAGAYEAMQGDTPWTLLDRMANGEMTQTHITLVEGWTYRRIRQALHDNPQIKQTLDGVSDAEILKRLGASESSPEGLFYPDTYVFVPDSSDFDILRRAYHAGQQQLASIWDERDAGLPIKTPYEALILASIIEKETGHGADRNRIAGVFVNRLRLNMPLQTDPAVIYGMGTSYQGKIRKSDLTADTPWNTYTRTGLPPTPIASPGRASLLAAVHPEANKFLYFVSRGDGTSEFSEDLSAHNRAVSKYILGTNH; the protein is encoded by the coding sequence ATGAAAAAATTTCGCTCGCTTCTCGTGTACCTGCTCGTGCTGTGCCTGCTGTTTGCCGCGGCGGCTGCAGCGGCGGCGTGGTTCTGGGCCAACAGCCCGGTCACCCTCAAGGCCGATCGCATCGATTATCTGGTCGAGGTTGGCAGCCGCCCCAGGGCGGTTGCCAAATCCATGTTGAAATCCGGAATAAACATCAATGAAAATGCTTTTGTGGCGCTGGCCCGTTTAAGCGGCCAGGACAAATTGATCAAAGCGGGGGCCTATGAAGCCATGCAGGGCGATACTCCCTGGACTTTGCTGGACCGCATGGCGAACGGCGAAATGACTCAAACCCACATCACGCTGGTAGAGGGCTGGACCTACCGGCGTATACGTCAGGCGCTGCATGACAACCCCCAAATCAAGCAGACGCTGGATGGCGTTTCGGATGCCGAGATCTTGAAACGCCTGGGCGCAAGCGAAAGCAGCCCCGAAGGCCTGTTTTACCCCGACACGTATGTTTTTGTGCCTGATTCCAGCGATTTTGATATTTTGCGCCGCGCCTATCATGCGGGCCAGCAGCAACTCGCGTCCATATGGGACGAGCGTGACGCCGGCTTACCGATAAAGACGCCTTACGAGGCCTTGATACTGGCGTCGATCATCGAAAAAGAAACCGGTCATGGCGCCGATCGCAACCGTATTGCAGGAGTGTTCGTCAACCGCCTGCGGCTCAATATGCCTTTGCAGACCGATCCTGCCGTTATTTATGGCATGGGGACGTCTTACCAGGGGAAAATTCGCAAAAGCGACCTGACGGCCGATACGCCCTGGAATACGTATACGCGTACAGGCTTGCCCCCCACGCCCATAGCAAGCCCGGGGCGGGCGTCGCTATTGGCGGCAGTCCACCCCGAGGCTAATAAATTCTTGTATTTTGTCTCGCGCGGCGACGGCACCAGCGAATTTTCCGAGGATTTGTCGGCGCATAATCGCGCTGTGTCCAAGTACATTCTGGGAACCAATCACTGA
- a CDS encoding folate-binding protein YgfZ, which yields MKDSLLFATALDDLALIEIAGADALSFLHSQLTQDVANLPENTARLAGYCTPKGRLLGTLVLWHAGTAESPIVHALVKADIADALIKRLSMYVLRAKAKLRRTTLRACGIAISRGVAAVSSNTDEAAASRPQAFASDLDSLPAHPAAWSVVHAATGAWIAAPCADSGIDRWWYVAHDTSSGLPAAGAATQQAADGSAMGLEESAQGPGNAFWQAGDIAAGLPWVVAATQDVFIPQTLNLDLIDGVSFSKGCYPGQEVVARSHYRGTVKRRMAYGLASTPSTTAASGLPGLDIYDSLHPDNPCGRVINAAGDDNAAANGKMHLLLEIQLSDLGSAAFRLGQADGPAIELQALPYEIKAGD from the coding sequence ATGAAAGATTCTTTACTTTTCGCCACAGCTTTGGATGATCTGGCCCTCATCGAAATCGCCGGAGCCGATGCGCTCAGTTTTCTCCACAGCCAACTTACACAGGATGTGGCCAACCTTCCCGAAAATACAGCCCGCCTGGCCGGTTATTGCACGCCCAAAGGGCGTTTGTTGGGCACACTGGTGCTTTGGCATGCCGGCACGGCGGAAAGTCCCATCGTGCATGCCCTGGTCAAGGCAGATATTGCCGACGCACTCATTAAACGCCTGTCCATGTATGTGTTACGCGCCAAAGCCAAGCTGCGCCGGACAACGCTGAGAGCCTGTGGGATAGCCATATCCCGCGGTGTCGCGGCCGTTTCATCGAATACCGATGAAGCGGCGGCCAGCCGGCCCCAGGCGTTTGCAAGTGATCTGGATAGCCTGCCCGCCCATCCCGCCGCCTGGTCGGTGGTGCATGCGGCAACAGGAGCATGGATAGCGGCTCCCTGCGCCGATTCGGGTATTGACCGCTGGTGGTACGTCGCACACGACACTTCTTCAGGCTTGCCGGCGGCAGGCGCCGCAACTCAACAGGCAGCCGATGGCAGTGCAATGGGGCTGGAGGAATCCGCCCAAGGGCCGGGCAATGCCTTCTGGCAGGCGGGCGATATCGCTGCGGGCCTGCCCTGGGTAGTGGCGGCCACACAGGATGTATTTATCCCACAAACACTGAATCTTGATCTTATAGATGGGGTCAGCTTCAGCAAAGGCTGCTATCCAGGCCAGGAAGTGGTTGCCCGTAGCCACTATCGCGGCACGGTCAAGCGTCGCATGGCATACGGACTGGCGTCGACTCCCTCCACTACAGCAGCGTCCGGACTGCCTGGTTTGGATATCTACGACTCTCTTCACCCTGACAATCCATGTGGCAGGGTAATCAATGCAGCCGGCGACGATAACGCGGCGGCGAACGGCAAAATGCATTTACTGCTTGAAATCCAGCTTTCCGACCTGGGCTCGGCGGCATTCAGGCTAGGCCAGGCCGATGGCCCAGCCATCGAGCTGCAAGCTCTGCCCTATGAAATCAAGGCCGGCGACTAG
- the mmsB gene encoding 3-hydroxyisobutyrate dehydrogenase, which yields MSRIAFIGLGHMGGPMALNLVKAGHDLVVFDLVPAAIKTLTDAGAHAAGTAKEAVKKAEVVISMLPASQHVEGLYLGDTDLLAHIDTSTLVIECSTISAESARKVADAAKTRGIRMIDAPVSGGTGGAVAGTLTFIVGGDADALAAANPYLEKMGKNIFHAGAAGAGQVAKICNNMLLGILMAGTSEALALGVASGLDPKVLSDIIAKSSGRNWATELYNPWPGVMENAPASKGYAGGFGVDLMLKDLGLAAESALHARASVPLGELARNLYSLHSAQGNGKLDFSSILNLFKK from the coding sequence ATGAGTCGCATTGCATTTATCGGATTGGGCCATATGGGTGGGCCGATGGCCCTGAATCTGGTCAAGGCCGGGCACGATCTGGTCGTGTTCGACCTGGTGCCCGCCGCCATAAAAACCCTGACCGATGCCGGAGCCCATGCCGCGGGAACGGCCAAAGAAGCGGTCAAGAAAGCCGAGGTGGTTATTTCCATGCTCCCTGCCAGCCAGCACGTCGAGGGCTTGTATCTGGGCGATACCGATTTGCTTGCCCATATCGATACGTCCACGCTGGTGATCGAGTGCAGCACGATATCCGCCGAGTCGGCACGCAAGGTCGCCGATGCGGCCAAGACACGTGGCATACGCATGATCGATGCTCCGGTTTCCGGCGGTACCGGAGGTGCGGTGGCCGGTACGCTGACTTTTATTGTGGGCGGCGATGCGGATGCGCTGGCGGCGGCCAATCCTTATCTGGAGAAAATGGGCAAGAATATTTTCCATGCCGGCGCGGCCGGAGCGGGGCAGGTGGCCAAGATCTGCAACAACATGCTGTTGGGCATCCTGATGGCCGGTACTTCCGAAGCCCTGGCTTTGGGTGTGGCCAGCGGTCTCGATCCCAAGGTGCTGTCCGACATCATCGCGAAAAGTTCGGGCCGCAACTGGGCTACCGAACTGTATAACCCCTGGCCCGGGGTTATGGAAAATGCGCCCGCTTCCAAAGGCTATGCGGGCGGCTTCGGCGTCGATTTGATGCTGAAGGATTTGGGGCTGGCCGCCGAATCGGCGCTGCATGCCCGCGCATCGGTGCCTTTGGGCGAACTGGCGCGCAATCTGTATTCCCTGCATAGCGCACAGGGCAACGGCAAGCTGGACTTTTCCAGCATATTGAATCTGTTCAAGAAATAA
- a CDS encoding enoyl-CoA hydratase/isomerase family protein, which yields MNSPVQFEVLSTANHKRVGVATLNSPQTLNGLSLEMCRLLAEQLNQWERDASIAFVILKGAGDKAFCAGGDLHGLYRAMQDNQSGQAWNNAYARQFFDVEYRLDYQIHTYPKPVLCWGSGIVMGGGVGLMMGASHRVVSDTTRFAMPEITIGLFPDVGGTWMLGRLPRGIGVFLALTGAQLGASDLRMLGLADYTLESAKWPELMAQIQARPWNEFRADNDVQLGHVLQSFQAELPAGPLQKYYAQVNALCDGPDFAAVCANIASLAGNDDAWLKRAAGTFKAGAPGSARLCFALLSRVRLMSLADVFRQEYIVSLHCGVEGDFQEGIRALLIDKDKQPKWNPASLDQATDEWVQRFFASPWPDSQAHPLADLGT from the coding sequence ATGAATTCCCCGGTGCAATTCGAGGTTTTATCTACCGCCAATCACAAACGCGTCGGAGTCGCCACGCTGAACAGCCCGCAAACCCTGAACGGTCTGTCATTGGAAATGTGCCGCTTGCTGGCCGAACAGCTAAATCAGTGGGAGCGCGATGCTTCGATTGCATTCGTGATCTTGAAAGGGGCGGGCGACAAGGCTTTTTGCGCCGGCGGCGATTTGCATGGCCTGTACCGGGCCATGCAGGACAATCAAAGCGGCCAGGCCTGGAACAACGCCTATGCGCGCCAGTTTTTCGATGTCGAGTATCGCCTGGATTATCAAATCCACACCTATCCCAAGCCCGTATTGTGTTGGGGCAGCGGCATCGTCATGGGCGGCGGCGTAGGCCTGATGATGGGCGCAAGCCATAGAGTGGTCAGCGACACCACGCGTTTTGCCATGCCGGAAATCACCATTGGGCTTTTCCCCGACGTGGGCGGCACATGGATGCTTGGCCGCTTGCCGCGCGGCATTGGAGTATTCCTGGCCCTGACCGGAGCGCAGTTGGGCGCAAGCGATTTACGCATGCTGGGCCTGGCCGACTACACGCTGGAATCGGCCAAGTGGCCCGAGCTCATGGCGCAAATCCAGGCGCGGCCATGGAACGAATTCCGCGCCGACAACGACGTGCAATTGGGCCATGTTCTGCAATCCTTCCAGGCAGAGTTGCCGGCAGGGCCGCTGCAAAAATATTATGCGCAAGTCAACGCGTTATGCGACGGACCGGACTTCGCTGCGGTCTGCGCCAATATAGCGAGCCTGGCCGGCAACGACGATGCCTGGCTTAAACGCGCCGCCGGCACATTCAAGGCCGGCGCCCCGGGATCGGCTCGCCTTTGCTTTGCATTGTTGAGCCGGGTGCGCCTGATGTCCCTGGCCGACGTGTTCCGGCAGGAATATATCGTGTCGCTGCATTGCGGAGTCGAAGGCGACTTCCAGGAAGGCATACGCGCCTTGCTCATCGATAAAGACAAACAGCCCAAATGGAATCCGGCCAGCCTGGACCAGGCCACTGATGAATGGGTACAGCGATTCTTTGCTTCACCCTGGCCGGATTCGCAAGCCCATCCCCTGGCGGACCTGGGAACCTGA